In Selenomonas dianae, a genomic segment contains:
- a CDS encoding CD1375 family protein codes for MAATIYSYIVVAYGVLVQGGKFALSPEDNPKNLRVVPEAYREKVAEWIVAHNAG; via the coding sequence ATGGCAGCAACAATCTACAGCTACATTGTCGTCGCTTATGGTGTCCTTGTGCAGGGCGGGAAATTTGCACTGTCCCCGGAGGACAACCCGAAGAACCTGCGCGTTGTACCGGAGGCATACCGCGAGAAGGTTGCAGAGTGGATCGTCGCACATAACGCAGGTTGA
- a CDS encoding BRO-N domain-containing protein — protein MTKEVQIFENAEFGKVRTVVKGGEPYFVGKDVAEILGYKDTVNALKAHVDEEDKTGWQITTPSRGTQTATIINESGLYSLILSSKLPAAKKFKRWVTSEVLPSIRKTGGYNVKHDDALQSKRVEIMERNARTRAANLLLKIAERTNIPEYKAVCNAKAAEMVAGEIILPLPAAERRTYSATEIGAMFGVSANKIGKLANKHNLKTDAYGKLFYSKSEHSVKEVETWRYYESVIPVFEKIFGREAA, from the coding sequence ATGACAAAGGAAGTGCAGATTTTCGAGAACGCCGAGTTTGGCAAGGTGCGAACGGTTGTGAAGGGCGGAGAACCGTATTTCGTCGGCAAAGATGTCGCGGAGATTCTGGGCTATAAGGATACCGTGAATGCGTTGAAAGCCCATGTTGACGAGGAAGATAAGACGGGGTGGCAAATTACCACCCCGTCGCGCGGAACACAAACGGCAACCATCATCAACGAATCGGGGCTTTACTCGCTCATCCTCTCCTCGAAGCTCCCTGCTGCGAAGAAGTTCAAACGCTGGGTCACGTCAGAAGTCCTGCCGTCCATCCGCAAGACGGGCGGCTACAACGTGAAGCATGACGATGCCCTTCAATCCAAGCGTGTGGAAATCATGGAGCGCAATGCTCGCACCCGTGCGGCGAACCTCCTCCTCAAGATTGCAGAGCGCACGAACATTCCCGAATACAAAGCTGTATGCAACGCAAAAGCCGCCGAGATGGTCGCGGGTGAGATAATTCTTCCCTTGCCCGCCGCAGAGCGTCGGACGTATTCCGCGACGGAAATCGGCGCAATGTTCGGCGTGTCGGCAAACAAGATCGGCAAGCTCGCGAACAAGCACAACCTCAAGACTGATGCATACGGCAAGCTGTTCTACAGCAAGTCCGAGCACAGCGTCAAAGAAGTCGAGACATGGCGGTACTACGAGAGCGTCATCCCCGTATTTGAAAAGATTTTCGGGCGGGAGGCGGCGTAG
- a CDS encoding GPW/gp25 family protein → MTYEISGGETPPFNLAPATIAEEVLQNVRMIISTIKYSVPMDREFGIDGAVIDRPVNVAKAHLSNEIFRAVRRYEPRAVIESIDFDGDESGRLTPRIKVQINE, encoded by the coding sequence ATGACATACGAGATAAGCGGCGGGGAAACGCCGCCGTTCAATCTTGCCCCTGCGACGATCGCCGAGGAAGTCCTGCAAAACGTCCGCATGATTATCTCCACGATCAAATATTCCGTACCGATGGATCGTGAGTTTGGAATTGATGGTGCAGTCATCGACCGCCCCGTCAACGTCGCAAAGGCGCACCTCTCAAACGAGATATTCCGAGCGGTGCGCCGCTACGAGCCCCGCGCAGTTATCGAGTCCATCGACTTTGACGGCGATGAGAGCGGGCGGCTGACACCGAGGATAAAGGTACAGATCAACGAATAA
- a CDS encoding baseplate assembly protein, whose protein sequence is MGLKNLENLKFVDVNPEEMEIHILEIAEGLLERKLARADPLRLFLLGLEAAMIQQRLLFDQAAKMNLLALARSGYLDHIGALVGTERLPAAPATATMKLTLSAVREQAVIIPKGARITAGDNIYFALNENAIIPAGELSVTASATCTENGTRGNGYLPGEISRIVDPVPFWAAAENTTKSESGADVEDDESYRERIHEAPEKFSTAGPTLAYEYHAKAASALISDVYPDSPAPGEVVVYPLLKGGVIPGEEVLTLVREKLNDRRIRPLTDKVSVKAPESVKYDVDAVYYIDRSHATEAAAIQSRTENAVQEFVAWQKEKLGRDINPTELYYRLRAAGVKRAEIKSPAFTKTEKNQVAIADHVKVTFGGLEDE, encoded by the coding sequence GTGGGACTCAAGAATTTAGAGAATCTGAAGTTTGTGGATGTCAATCCAGAGGAGATGGAGATTCACATCTTGGAGATCGCGGAGGGACTGCTTGAGCGGAAACTTGCACGAGCCGATCCCCTGCGGCTATTCCTGCTCGGACTTGAAGCGGCAATGATCCAGCAGCGCCTTTTGTTTGACCAAGCGGCGAAGATGAACCTGCTCGCCCTTGCAAGGAGCGGATATCTCGACCACATCGGCGCACTTGTCGGAACGGAGCGGCTGCCCGCCGCTCCTGCCACGGCAACCATGAAACTCACGCTTTCGGCAGTACGAGAGCAGGCAGTCATCATCCCCAAAGGAGCGCGGATCACGGCGGGAGATAACATCTATTTCGCGCTCAACGAGAATGCCATCATTCCGGCAGGGGAATTATCCGTCACGGCATCGGCAACTTGCACCGAAAACGGGACGCGCGGAAATGGATATCTGCCGGGCGAAATCAGCAGAATTGTCGATCCTGTGCCATTTTGGGCGGCGGCGGAGAACACAACAAAGAGTGAAAGTGGCGCGGACGTGGAGGACGATGAATCCTATCGCGAGCGTATCCACGAAGCTCCGGAGAAGTTTTCTACGGCGGGGCCGACACTTGCCTATGAGTATCACGCAAAGGCGGCATCCGCACTCATCTCGGATGTGTATCCGGACAGTCCCGCGCCGGGAGAAGTCGTTGTATATCCGCTACTCAAGGGAGGTGTTATCCCGGGTGAGGAAGTTTTGACGCTTGTACGCGAGAAGCTAAATGACCGCAGAATCCGCCCTTTGACGGACAAGGTGAGCGTAAAAGCACCAGAGAGCGTCAAGTATGATGTGGATGCCGTCTACTACATCGACCGCAGTCATGCGACCGAAGCGGCAGCGATACAGTCACGTACAGAAAACGCCGTACAGGAATTTGTCGCATGGCAGAAAGAGAAGCTCGGACGGGACATCAACCCGACCGAGCTTTATTATCGACTGCGCGCAGCGGGCGTGAAAAGGGCAGAGATCAAATCCCCCGCATTCACAAAGACGGAAAAGAATCAGGTCGCCATCGCTGACCATGTCAAGGTGACCTTTGGAGGTCTGGAAGATGAGTAA
- a CDS encoding phage tail protein I, which translates to MSKDLQSVSLLDILPPNLLADKQIYVAARALDDELQKITEATRNALLLPRLDELSEEIIDLLAWQWHVDFYEPSMSIDVKRQLVRESIAWHRIKGTKDAVEKMVQTVFSGGIVTEWFEYGGEPYHFRIDVLNAPNMTAENMGRLLAVVNASKNTRSWLDELRFRREAWNDMYYASAPTIHTTYEIRPAQITDAQTSARHYIGAAASTHTTYEVYPDVARDAKASIVFYAGGVGITHKVLEVTQT; encoded by the coding sequence ATGAGTAAAGACCTGCAAAGCGTTTCACTCCTTGACATCCTGCCGCCGAATCTCCTCGCCGACAAACAGATCTATGTGGCGGCGCGGGCACTCGATGATGAACTGCAAAAAATCACGGAAGCAACAAGGAACGCACTGCTCCTGCCGCGCCTTGACGAACTGTCAGAGGAAATCATCGACCTTCTCGCATGGCAATGGCACGTCGATTTCTATGAGCCGTCCATGAGCATCGACGTGAAACGTCAGCTTGTCCGCGAATCCATTGCGTGGCATCGCATAAAAGGCACGAAAGACGCTGTCGAAAAGATGGTGCAAACCGTGTTCAGTGGCGGCATTGTCACGGAATGGTTTGAGTATGGAGGCGAGCCGTATCATTTTCGCATCGATGTTTTGAACGCACCAAACATGACAGCGGAGAATATGGGGCGGTTGCTTGCGGTGGTTAATGCCTCAAAAAATACAAGGTCATGGCTAGACGAACTCAGATTCCGGCGCGAAGCATGGAATGATATGTATTACGCCTCCGCACCAACCATCCACACAACCTACGAGATACGCCCGGCTCAGATCACGGATGCACAGACATCTGCACGTCACTATATCGGCGCAGCAGCCTCCACTCACACGACGTACGAGGTCTATCCTGACGTTGCGAGGGACGCGAAGGCAAGTATCGTGTTCTATGCGGGCGGTGTCGGAATCACGCACAAAGTTCTTGAGGTCACACAGACCTAG
- a CDS encoding peptidoglycan recognition protein family protein, producing the protein MAHVLHPSQMRRVSPAELESLAMYYREAIADAAAAQGRETKVYLHWSAGHYGQFWSDYHVQIDRDGEIYVIADGALDDVLAATWQRNSGSVSICILGCLGATTNNLGAEPPTDAQIEGMAKAIAALCNGLWLTIDKQRVLTHGEAAANEDGIRSHPAYALWHDEIHDGDTRWDLEYLGTMESPKYFPAATDGMRGGDVLRGKANWYRKAWAERGETPND; encoded by the coding sequence ATGGCACACGTATTACATCCGTCGCAGATGCGGCGCGTATCGCCCGCAGAACTGGAAAGCCTCGCCATGTACTACCGTGAGGCAATCGCTGACGCAGCAGCGGCGCAGGGGCGCGAGACAAAAGTCTATCTCCACTGGTCGGCGGGACATTATGGGCAGTTTTGGAGTGACTACCACGTCCAAATCGACCGTGACGGAGAAATCTACGTCATCGCGGACGGGGCTCTTGATGATGTGCTTGCGGCAACGTGGCAGCGTAACAGCGGCAGCGTGAGTATCTGCATCCTCGGTTGTCTGGGGGCAACGACGAACAACCTCGGCGCAGAGCCGCCGACCGACGCACAGATTGAGGGCATGGCAAAGGCAATCGCCGCACTCTGTAATGGACTCTGGCTGACGATCGACAAACAGCGCGTTCTGACACACGGCGAGGCGGCGGCAAACGAGGATGGAATCCGCTCACATCCTGCGTACGCGCTATGGCACGACGAAATCCACGACGGCGATACCCGATGGGATCTTGAGTATCTCGGCACGATGGAAAGTCCTAAATACTTCCCAGCGGCAACGGACGGGATGCGCGGCGGCGACGTGCTGCGCGGCAAGGCGAACTGGTATCGTAAAGCGTGGGCGGAGCGGGGAGAAACTCCCAATGATTGA
- a CDS encoding PAAR domain-containing protein gives MPAATRQGDNDTGHDACPPRGLASHSGDVYINGKGAGRVGDSYPAHGCSVHPPHSGNIAAGSGTVYINGRAAGRIGDPVSCGGSVAIGSGNVFIGG, from the coding sequence ATGCCAGCAGCAACAAGACAGGGAGACAACGACACAGGCCATGATGCGTGCCCGCCGCGCGGGCTCGCATCCCATAGCGGCGACGTATACATCAACGGGAAGGGAGCGGGGCGCGTTGGTGACAGCTATCCGGCGCACGGATGCTCTGTACATCCGCCGCACAGCGGCAACATCGCCGCCGGAAGTGGAACGGTATACATCAACGGACGTGCAGCGGGGCGCATCGGCGACCCTGTGTCATGCGGCGGGAGCGTCGCCATAGGGAGCGGAAACGTATTCATCGGCGGCTGA
- a CDS encoding phage holin family protein has protein sequence MLVQSILTWFTDCVPTGTEVEAGSMTAVVGGVIAYLCGWDKAMEALLVLMGMDYVTGMLAAKVNPNLGGWNSKVGFRGICKKVLILSIVALAHFISDLTGGEAARVLVIWFFIGNEGLSIIENAANSGVPVPKKLQDTLEQLKNEKDEKKGEQK, from the coding sequence ATGCTCGTGCAGAGCATTTTGACGTGGTTCACAGATTGCGTGCCGACAGGGACGGAGGTGGAGGCAGGAAGCATGACGGCGGTAGTAGGCGGCGTGATCGCGTACCTTTGCGGATGGGATAAGGCGATGGAGGCACTTCTGGTACTCATGGGAATGGACTATGTGACGGGAATGCTGGCGGCGAAGGTCAATCCGAACCTCGGCGGATGGAACAGCAAGGTCGGCTTTCGGGGGATTTGCAAGAAAGTACTCATCCTCTCCATCGTCGCCCTCGCGCACTTTATTTCAGACCTTACGGGCGGCGAAGCGGCACGTGTGCTTGTGATCTGGTTCTTTATCGGGAATGAAGGGCTGAGTATTATTGAGAATGCAGCGAACTCCGGCGTACCCGTCCCAAAGAAGCTGCAGGACACGCTCGAACAGCTGAAAAATGAGAAGGATGAAAAGAAGGGAGAACAGAAATAA
- a CDS encoding tail protein X: MPDTYTSIQGDTWDMIAYKVYGKESAIVQLIEANSDLANIAIFPSGVQVICPTIAPEASHILPPWRR; encoded by the coding sequence ATGCCTGATACCTACACAAGCATACAGGGTGATACATGGGACATGATCGCCTACAAGGTGTACGGCAAGGAATCCGCGATAGTGCAGCTGATTGAAGCAAACAGTGACCTTGCGAATATCGCCATATTCCCGTCGGGCGTGCAGGTAATTTGTCCGACTATAGCGCCAGAGGCATCACACATCCTGCCGCCGTGGAGGAGGTAG
- a CDS encoding phage tail-collar fiber domain-containing protein, with product MANWTGGQLTSVGRDLQIKVEAGQCKLELTKIKLGDGAENIASVDPMTDLVGPKAVFGISSITAKDGMCTVTGVISSSNVTAAFYAREWGLFAKDPQRGEILYMISLDSAPDFVPPASAALRQSATYAMNIAVANAANIVVKIDPAGLVNTEMLARGARLIKRGTAYQYGDVVYDPTMHTNLLLFCTQGGTTQTNYKDYRGAVLGQAYTDGSAGFHVIEGVARGRDLFVRNGEGDVTMSADLTEPKVGVKFAIMGEDITLAPDTFYTQQFRMLPNGDFTLS from the coding sequence ATGGCAAACTGGACAGGCGGACAGCTCACGAGCGTTGGGCGCGACCTGCAAATCAAAGTCGAGGCGGGACAATGCAAACTTGAACTGACAAAGATCAAGCTCGGAGACGGTGCGGAGAATATTGCAAGCGTCGATCCCATGACCGACCTCGTCGGCCCGAAAGCCGTCTTCGGGATCAGCAGCATTACCGCGAAAGACGGTATGTGTACCGTGACAGGGGTCATTTCATCGTCCAACGTCACGGCGGCGTTCTACGCGCGTGAGTGGGGGCTTTTTGCCAAAGACCCACAGCGGGGTGAAATCCTTTATATGATCTCCCTTGACAGTGCTCCCGACTTCGTGCCGCCCGCATCGGCGGCACTTAGACAGAGTGCGACCTACGCAATGAACATCGCCGTTGCGAATGCAGCGAATATCGTTGTGAAGATCGACCCTGCGGGACTGGTCAACACAGAGATGCTTGCACGCGGGGCGCGGCTCATCAAACGCGGGACAGCGTATCAGTACGGAGACGTAGTGTATGACCCGACGATGCACACAAATCTCCTGCTCTTTTGCACGCAGGGAGGGACGACGCAGACCAACTACAAGGACTATCGGGGGGCTGTGCTTGGGCAGGCCTACACTGACGGTTCTGCCGGATTCCACGTCATCGAGGGCGTAGCGCGCGGCAGGGATTTGTTTGTGCGCAACGGAGAGGGCGACGTTACGATGTCCGCTGACCTCACAGAGCCGAAAGTCGGCGTGAAGTTTGCGATTATGGGCGAGGACATCACCCTCGCACCGGATACGTTTTACACGCAGCAGTTTAGGATGCTCCCCAATGGGGACTTTACACTTTCATAA
- a CDS encoding phage minor head protein — MIDIMGIIKKITSTYGRGKTMYDALQKEMQGETGARVSALVLSAPYLLTILSAEDANNIAIYVMQENQKGRRAESIEKDLEKMLPAHVKNKALLIARTQASIVTTALEQERSEKLGLHWYVWRACGGRKGDGKTRDSHRKMSGIVVNWNDPPAPETLFPSTNAEDYGHYHAGCCPLCRCYAETVVDEDLLKYPVNVHIGGKIYKMTKMEFCKIMNRHTK, encoded by the coding sequence ATGATAGACATAATGGGGATCATCAAAAAAATAACCTCGACCTATGGGCGAGGAAAAACGATGTATGATGCTCTGCAAAAAGAGATGCAAGGAGAAACGGGCGCGCGTGTGTCTGCCCTTGTCCTGTCAGCTCCATATCTTTTGACAATACTCTCGGCAGAGGATGCCAACAATATAGCTATTTATGTCATGCAGGAGAACCAAAAAGGACGCAGGGCTGAATCTATTGAGAAAGACCTTGAGAAAATGCTTCCTGCCCATGTAAAAAATAAAGCTCTTTTGATTGCACGAACACAAGCGTCTATTGTGACAACAGCTTTAGAACAGGAACGTTCTGAGAAGCTAGGGCTCCATTGGTATGTGTGGCGTGCCTGTGGTGGCAGAAAAGGCGATGGAAAAACACGGGACAGCCATCGCAAAATGAGCGGAATTGTTGTGAATTGGAACGACCCACCCGCGCCAGAAACATTATTTCCGTCAACGAATGCGGAGGATTATGGTCACTATCATGCCGGATGTTGCCCTCTCTGTCGCTGCTATGCCGAAACTGTCGTGGATGAAGATTTGCTAAAGTACCCTGTGAATGTTCACATCGGCGGCAAAATCTATAAAATGACGAAAATGGAATTTTGTAAAATTATGAATAGACATACAAAATAA
- a CDS encoding glycoprotease yields MIERVKRAVTEHKTALLVILLILLLLILGIALSREEQTAAEKPAVMTQEQTQNTAALRAQLDISRANANALQQRLAEVQAGQRAPTVTYHVTAPTVERAAQVVERQIREDDPTLPRAAREKSDRTVVTPITQDKDGKQLPTEKQKVDVYKINLRKDHRIKAGASVIDGKALMIVGYEQGRFEALAHFDGGRYKGATVTYNIIEW; encoded by the coding sequence ATGATTGAGCGGGTCAAGCGGGCGGTCACAGAGCACAAAACAGCCCTGTTGGTGATCCTCCTCATTCTGCTCCTCTTGATTCTGGGCATTGCTCTTTCAAGAGAAGAGCAGACCGCAGCGGAAAAGCCCGCCGTCATGACGCAGGAGCAGACGCAGAACACGGCGGCACTGCGGGCGCAGCTGGATATTTCACGCGCCAATGCGAATGCCCTGCAACAGCGGCTTGCGGAGGTACAGGCGGGGCAGCGTGCGCCTACGGTGACATACCATGTTACCGCGCCTACTGTAGAGCGTGCGGCGCAGGTCGTTGAGCGACAGATACGGGAGGACGACCCGACACTACCGAGGGCGGCACGGGAGAAGTCTGACCGCACCGTTGTCACACCGATTACACAGGACAAAGATGGCAAGCAATTGCCAACTGAAAAGCAAAAAGTTGACGTGTATAAGATCAACCTCCGAAAAGACCACCGCATCAAGGCGGGCGCGTCCGTCATCGACGGCAAGGCACTCATGATCGTCGGCTATGAGCAGGGCCGCTTTGAGGCTCTTGCGCATTTTGACGGCGGACGGTACAAGGGTGCGACCGTTACATACAATATCATAGAGTGGTAA
- a CDS encoding phage tail protein, giving the protein MYIGYMGDIIFVVSPNYMLTPMGYERESTGRWTEHDLLMRKPVSQFGGPGLEKLTFSIILDAAHNIDVAKQLEKLRKMRDTGAVFPLIIGGKPVSQCYWRLDSIKEAGHYWTADGRLLQCTPSLTLTEYDDSNYVEEKSIVNKYGKAYNIASYVFGGL; this is encoded by the coding sequence GTGTATATCGGCTACATGGGCGATATTATCTTTGTTGTGTCGCCAAACTATATGCTCACGCCGATGGGTTATGAGCGGGAAAGCACGGGGCGCTGGACAGAGCATGACCTGCTCATGCGAAAGCCCGTCAGCCAATTTGGAGGCCCGGGGCTTGAAAAACTGACTTTTAGCATCATTCTTGATGCGGCGCATAACATCGACGTCGCCAAACAGCTCGAAAAACTGCGTAAGATGCGCGACACGGGCGCGGTGTTCCCGCTCATCATCGGAGGAAAGCCAGTGTCACAGTGCTATTGGCGGTTGGACAGTATCAAGGAGGCGGGGCATTACTGGACGGCGGACGGCCGTCTGCTCCAATGCACGCCGTCACTCACCCTAACGGAATATGATGACAGCAACTATGTCGAAGAGAAAAGCATCGTGAACAAATACGGAAAAGCGTACAACATTGCGAGTTACGTTTTCGGAGGACTGTGA
- a CDS encoding phage late control D family protein, whose protein sequence is MAEYKNPMDDWLKELPSGSELSRRAWLEIKYTPAGETEGKDISEDVSKYLISMDYTDNLSDAADDVTLTLEDRAQLWMEDWFPKGEGNMLDITIHTYNRITLKDGETIFHAGKFEIDEVEIVGFPSTVQIKGVSVVGESSLRGTRRNQTWEKISVWKCAADICERNNLSLIWDCAENPNLDHVEQADKSDLAFLLEICKNNGMSLKIMVEHIVIFDDEKYEAQEPIITVYKPGVKAELDDKTMPLRWLTSYNMRAKTRDTYGSCHVKYQKGKKKEVIEGAFTIPGKEKGRVLFVREQVEDTAEAERLAKKKLREANKEEVTGSFSTIGNTNFAAGTTLLLKNFGKFDGKYLVTKVSHSVTTSYTTSVDIRRCLDGY, encoded by the coding sequence ATGGCGGAGTATAAGAACCCAATGGACGATTGGCTGAAAGAGCTGCCGAGCGGATCGGAACTCTCACGCCGCGCATGGCTTGAAATCAAGTACACCCCGGCGGGCGAAACGGAGGGAAAGGACATTTCAGAGGATGTGAGCAAATACCTCATCTCCATGGACTACACGGACAATCTATCCGATGCGGCAGACGATGTGACGCTCACCCTTGAGGATCGGGCGCAGCTCTGGATGGAGGATTGGTTTCCCAAGGGTGAGGGCAATATGCTCGACATCACCATCCACACATACAACCGCATCACGCTCAAGGACGGCGAGACAATTTTTCACGCGGGCAAATTTGAGATCGACGAAGTGGAGATTGTCGGATTCCCTTCCACCGTACAGATCAAGGGTGTTTCCGTGGTTGGTGAATCATCACTGCGTGGTACACGGCGAAATCAGACATGGGAAAAAATATCCGTCTGGAAATGTGCCGCCGACATCTGCGAACGAAACAATCTTTCACTCATATGGGACTGTGCAGAAAATCCGAACCTTGACCATGTGGAGCAGGCGGATAAGTCCGATCTTGCTTTTTTGCTCGAAATCTGCAAGAACAACGGCATGAGCCTCAAGATCATGGTGGAGCATATCGTCATTTTCGATGATGAGAAATATGAGGCGCAGGAGCCGATCATCACCGTCTACAAGCCCGGCGTAAAAGCAGAACTCGACGACAAGACAATGCCGCTGCGTTGGCTCACATCCTATAATATGCGTGCCAAGACGCGCGACACCTACGGGAGCTGTCACGTCAAGTACCAAAAGGGGAAGAAAAAAGAGGTCATCGAAGGCGCGTTCACCATCCCCGGAAAGGAGAAGGGGCGTGTTCTTTTTGTGCGTGAACAGGTGGAGGACACTGCCGAAGCCGAGCGCCTCGCGAAGAAAAAACTGCGCGAGGCAAACAAGGAGGAAGTGACGGGGAGCTTTTCGACCATCGGAAATACGAATTTCGCGGCAGGGACGACGCTCCTGCTCAAGAATTTCGGGAAATTTGACGGGAAATACCTCGTGACGAAAGTGTCGCACAGTGTCACAACGTCCTACACAACGAGCGTTGATATAAGGAGGTGTCTGGATGGCTACTGA